In Phreatobacter stygius, a genomic segment contains:
- a CDS encoding SMP-30/gluconolactonase/LRE family protein has product MANNPIDGFTVDRSAIGYVGEGLQRPECILAERDGSLWAADARGGVVHIRADGSQQLITQSEANAFAGATDEATRFTVGTLPNGLAFARNGDIVISNFGTDRLEIMNRTTGETRVLADTIDGRPIGKVNFVLRDSKDRLWLTISTRIVNWMQAVSPKIADGFIALYDQGRLKVVADNIAFTNEIRFDAGEEWLYAVETSGPKITRFRVQNDGSLTERQTFGPEDHGAPIDGIAFDAFGNLWGTHVMMDRIFAITPEGELRILLDDHDPWTSRQLMTAFYKGEAGPEHMLAAGGRIAPWFASVTFGGPDLKTVYIGSLRGTRIPFFRSPVAGLPMVHWNER; this is encoded by the coding sequence ATGGCGAACAACCCGATCGACGGCTTCACGGTCGACCGCAGCGCAATCGGTTATGTCGGCGAAGGGCTGCAGCGGCCGGAATGCATCCTGGCCGAACGCGACGGCTCGTTGTGGGCGGCGGATGCCCGCGGCGGCGTGGTGCATATCCGTGCCGACGGCTCGCAGCAGTTGATCACCCAGAGCGAGGCCAATGCCTTCGCCGGCGCCACCGACGAGGCCACCCGCTTCACTGTCGGCACGCTGCCGAACGGCCTCGCCTTCGCCCGCAACGGCGACATCGTCATCTCCAATTTCGGCACTGACCGGCTGGAGATCATGAACCGCACGACCGGCGAGACCCGGGTGCTGGCCGACACGATCGACGGGAGGCCGATCGGCAAGGTCAATTTCGTGCTGCGCGACTCCAAGGACCGGCTGTGGCTGACCATTTCGACGCGTATCGTCAACTGGATGCAGGCCGTGTCGCCCAAGATCGCCGACGGCTTCATCGCGCTCTACGACCAGGGCCGGCTCAAGGTGGTGGCCGACAACATCGCCTTCACCAACGAGATCCGCTTCGATGCCGGGGAAGAATGGCTCTATGCGGTCGAGACCTCGGGGCCGAAGATCACCCGCTTCCGCGTCCAGAACGACGGCAGCCTGACCGAACGGCAGACCTTCGGGCCGGAGGATCACGGCGCGCCGATCGACGGTATCGCCTTCGATGCCTTCGGCAATCTCTGGGGCACCCATGTGATGATGGACCGCATCTTCGCCATCACCCCGGAAGGCGAATTGCGCATTCTGCTCGACGACCACGACCCCTGGACCAGCCGGCAATTGATGACCGCCTTCTACAAGGGCGAGGCGGGGCCGGAGCATATGCTGGCGGCCGGCGGCCGCATCGCGCCCTGGTTCGCTTCCGTCACCTTCGGCGGGCCGGACCTGAAGACGGTCTATATCGGCTCGCTGCGCGGCACCCGCATCCCGTTCTTCCGCTCGCCGGTGGCCGGTCTTCCGATGGTCCACTGGAACGAACGCTAA
- a CDS encoding fumarylacetoacetate hydrolase family protein, with product MKLVTFADTQGRQLVGAVVGTASAERVLDLAAAARRSGEPDQAFGSMLALIDAGSAGLDLARRLVEARSGDEDLSQPLAATRLLAPIPVPPQMRDFSVFPGHIIQAPVGMRRIVARMQGDEAAAAAVKPDADVPQVYRDRPIYYITNRFSVVGTGTEVVWPSYSKLMDFELEFGIVLGRGGTDIARDKAKDHIFGYTIFNDFSARDAQLAEMQGMLGPTKGKSFDAGNAMGPYLVTADAVKDPYALKAVARINGETWTDTTTAGMLHSFEDMIAYVSRSETLHAGEFFGSGTVGGGCGLELDRFLKAGDVVELTVEGLGTLTNRVVRKDA from the coding sequence ATGAAACTCGTGACCTTTGCCGACACGCAGGGCCGGCAGCTCGTCGGCGCGGTCGTCGGCACGGCCAGCGCCGAACGCGTGCTGGATCTGGCCGCCGCGGCCAGGCGCTCGGGCGAGCCCGACCAGGCTTTCGGCTCCATGCTGGCGCTGATCGATGCCGGTTCCGCCGGGCTCGATCTCGCCCGGCGGCTGGTCGAAGCCCGCTCCGGCGATGAAGACCTGTCGCAGCCGCTCGCCGCGACAAGGCTGTTGGCGCCGATCCCGGTGCCGCCGCAGATGCGCGATTTTTCCGTGTTTCCCGGCCATATCATCCAAGCGCCGGTCGGCATGCGGCGGATCGTTGCGCGGATGCAGGGCGACGAGGCCGCGGCCGCGGCGGTAAAACCCGATGCCGACGTGCCTCAGGTCTATCGTGACAGACCGATCTATTACATCACCAACCGCTTCAGCGTGGTCGGCACCGGCACCGAGGTGGTCTGGCCGTCCTACAGCAAGCTGATGGATTTCGAACTCGAGTTCGGCATCGTGCTCGGTCGTGGCGGCACCGATATCGCCAGGGACAAGGCAAAAGACCACATCTTCGGTTACACGATTTTCAACGACTTCTCGGCACGCGATGCCCAGTTGGCCGAAATGCAGGGCATGCTCGGCCCGACCAAGGGCAAAAGCTTCGATGCCGGCAATGCCATGGGGCCGTACCTCGTCACCGCCGACGCGGTGAAGGATCCCTACGCGCTGAAGGCGGTCGCCAGGATCAACGGCGAGACCTGGACCGATACGACGACCGCCGGGATGCTGCATTCCTTCGAGGACATGATCGCCTATGTCTCGCGCTCGGAGACGCTGCATGCCGGCGAATTCTTCGGCTCCGGTACGGTCGGCGGCGGCTGCGGGCTCGAGCTCGACCGCTTCCTCAAGGCCGGCGACGTGGTCGAGCTGACGGTCGAAGGCTTGGGCACGCTGACCAACCGCGTCGTCAGAAAAGACGCCTGA
- a CDS encoding cyclase family protein, with product MARRIVDLSVSLRADIASDPPGTTPSITYIDHKASVQQILQFFPGLTRDDLPGGDGWAVEMLACSTHNGTHLDAPYHFHSTTDGGKPAWTIDEMPLEWCLQRGVKLDFRHFPDGYVASAADVDAELKRAGVTLQPLDIVVVNTAAGARYGEPDYVGRGCGMGREATLYLTERGVRITGTDAWSWDAPFIHTAKKYAETHDAGLIWEGHRAGMVRAYGHIEKLTNLDQLPATGFQISCFPFKIHKASAGFCRAVAIFED from the coding sequence ATGGCGCGCCGGATCGTCGACCTGTCCGTATCGCTCCGAGCCGACATCGCCTCGGACCCGCCGGGCACCACCCCGTCGATCACCTATATCGACCACAAGGCCTCGGTGCAGCAGATCCTGCAATTCTTTCCGGGCCTGACCCGGGACGACCTGCCGGGCGGCGACGGCTGGGCGGTCGAGATGCTGGCCTGCTCGACCCATAACGGCACCCATCTCGATGCGCCCTATCATTTCCACTCGACCACGGATGGCGGCAAGCCGGCCTGGACCATCGACGAAATGCCGCTCGAATGGTGTCTGCAGCGCGGCGTGAAGCTCGATTTCCGGCACTTCCCGGACGGTTATGTGGCAAGTGCCGCCGATGTCGACGCCGAGTTGAAGCGGGCCGGCGTGACGCTTCAGCCGCTCGACATCGTGGTGGTCAACACGGCGGCGGGCGCCCGCTATGGCGAGCCCGACTATGTCGGCCGCGGCTGCGGCATGGGCCGCGAGGCAACCCTCTATCTGACCGAACGCGGCGTCAGGATCACCGGCACCGACGCCTGGAGCTGGGACGCGCCCTTCATCCATACCGCCAAGAAATATGCCGAGACCCACGATGCCGGCCTGATCTGGGAAGGCCATCGCGCCGGCATGGTGCGTGCCTATGGCCATATCGAGAAGCTGACCAATCTCGACCAGCTGCCGGCGACCGGTTTCCAGATTTCCTGCTTCCCGTTCAAGATTCACAAGGCTTCCGCCGGCTTCTGCCGGGCGGTCGCGATCTTCGAGGACTGA
- a CDS encoding ABC transporter permease: MKTRDILVFIGSLGVVAAILFLWWLAAVTGSVSRAFVPNPFDAWAALIDGFRRGDLLSQTIGTVGRMLQGWLLAGLVGVVLGAAIGLSRTARDYLQPTLEFLRPLPASAIIPVAIALMGLSPAMALTVVAFGSLWPTLLGTIHGFAEVEPRLKEVARCLQMSGPAFAWKMGLPNAMPDILAGMRLSMTVALILAIICEMLASQAGLGTAILLAARSFQSADLFAGIALLGAIGLVSNLALRAVEKHTLRWQTQH, from the coding sequence ATGAAGACGCGTGACATCCTCGTGTTCATCGGCTCGCTCGGCGTCGTCGCGGCGATCCTGTTCCTGTGGTGGCTCGCCGCCGTCACCGGCAGCGTCTCGCGCGCCTTCGTGCCCAACCCCTTCGATGCCTGGGCCGCGCTGATCGACGGCTTCCGGCGCGGCGACCTCTTGAGCCAGACCATCGGCACGGTCGGCCGCATGCTGCAGGGCTGGCTGCTCGCCGGCCTGGTCGGCGTGGTCCTGGGCGCCGCCATCGGCCTGTCCAGGACGGCGCGCGACTATCTGCAGCCGACGCTGGAATTCCTGAGGCCCCTGCCGGCCTCGGCGATCATTCCGGTGGCGATCGCGCTGATGGGCCTGTCACCGGCCATGGCGCTCACCGTCGTCGCCTTCGGCTCGCTCTGGCCGACGCTGCTCGGCACCATCCACGGCTTCGCCGAGGTCGAACCTCGCCTGAAAGAGGTGGCGCGCTGCCTGCAGATGTCGGGGCCGGCCTTCGCCTGGAAGATGGGCCTGCCCAATGCCATGCCCGACATCCTGGCCGGCATGCGGCTGTCGATGACGGTGGCGCTGATCCTGGCGATCATCTGCGAGATGCTGGCGTCCCAGGCCGGTCTCGGCACCGCGATCCTGCTCGCCGCCCGGTCGTTCCAGTCGGCCGACCTGTTCGCCGGCATCGCGCTGTTGGGCGCGATCGGCCTCGTCTCGAACCTGGCTCTGCGTGCGGTCGAAAAGCACACGCTGCGCTGGCAAACACAGCACTGA
- a CDS encoding ABC transporter permease, with product MSGSSTGWAKAAALPLAVLVAAEIWFRGPGAASESLAAPSAVARAWAEALADGTLAVATYQTLIGAVGGLIIGAVSGLVLGFLIGLSRTAIALTTPSVELFRPIPSVALIPLAMLIFGFGYRIEMAIVAFATFWPCLILAQAAASQIEPRLLEVSKVIGLTPAQRLWKIVLPAAMPRIFVALRLAAGFALVVAVTVEIAANPQGLGYMLVIAQQSLRPELMLAALLWIGFIGWGVNAGLNVLQGRLFRHQRIAAEART from the coding sequence ATGTCCGGCTCTTCCACCGGCTGGGCCAAGGCGGCGGCCCTGCCGCTCGCGGTGCTGGTCGCCGCCGAGATCTGGTTTCGCGGACCGGGCGCCGCCTCCGAGAGCCTGGCGGCGCCGTCGGCGGTCGCCAGGGCCTGGGCGGAGGCGCTGGCCGACGGCACGCTTGCCGTCGCCACCTATCAGACGCTGATCGGCGCCGTCGGCGGCCTTATCATCGGCGCCGTGTCGGGCCTGGTGCTCGGCTTCCTGATCGGCCTGTCGCGCACCGCGATCGCCCTGACGACACCGTCGGTGGAGCTGTTCCGGCCGATCCCGTCGGTCGCGCTCATCCCGCTCGCCATGCTGATCTTCGGTTTCGGCTACCGCATCGAGATGGCGATCGTCGCCTTCGCCACGTTCTGGCCCTGCCTGATCCTGGCGCAGGCCGCCGCCTCGCAGATCGAGCCGCGGCTCCTGGAGGTGTCCAAGGTGATCGGCCTGACACCGGCACAGCGGCTGTGGAAAATCGTGCTGCCGGCGGCCATGCCGCGCATCTTCGTGGCGCTCAGGCTGGCCGCCGGTTTTGCCCTGGTGGTCGCGGTCACGGTCGAGATCGCCGCCAACCCGCAAGGGCTCGGCTACATGCTGGTGATCGCGCAGCAGTCGCTCAGGCCGGAGCTGATGCTCGCCGCGCTCTTGTGGATCGGCTTCATCGGCTGGGGCGTCAATGCCGGCCTCAACGTCCTGCAGGGACGGCTGTTCCGCCACCAGCGGATCGCCGCGGAGGCGCGGACATGA
- a CDS encoding ABC transporter ATP-binding protein encodes MSKPDMLARTPADNAAIAFAGLRVELGGKPILDNVTLDVKPGEFICVMGPSGCGKTTLLRVVAGLVAATAGSVTSFGRPITGPTREVSVVFQDYGRALLPWRNASGNVALALEAAAMPRAEQGPLIEALLEKVGLKDHADKFPSQLSGGMQQRLQIARCLAQDPKILLMDEPFGALDAMTRQQLQDEVLALAAERNTTVFFVTHDLEEALYLGDRVVALLPNPGRIARLVDVPLKRPRNQLTTREHPDFLQLRRDLFDMMQEGH; translated from the coding sequence GTGAGCAAGCCGGATATGCTCGCCCGTACGCCGGCCGACAACGCCGCCATCGCTTTCGCCGGGCTCCGTGTGGAGCTCGGCGGCAAGCCGATCCTGGACAATGTGACGCTCGACGTGAAGCCGGGCGAGTTCATCTGCGTGATGGGCCCGTCGGGCTGCGGCAAGACCACACTTCTGCGGGTGGTCGCCGGCCTGGTCGCCGCCACCGCCGGCAGCGTCACCTCGTTCGGCCGGCCGATCACCGGCCCGACGCGCGAGGTCTCGGTGGTGTTCCAGGACTATGGCCGCGCGCTCCTGCCCTGGCGCAATGCCAGCGGCAATGTCGCGCTGGCACTGGAAGCCGCCGCCATGCCGCGCGCCGAGCAGGGACCGCTGATCGAAGCCCTGCTGGAAAAGGTCGGGCTGAAGGACCATGCCGACAAATTCCCCTCGCAGCTCTCGGGCGGCATGCAGCAGCGGCTGCAGATCGCCCGCTGTCTCGCCCAGGATCCCAAGATCCTCTTGATGGACGAGCCGTTCGGCGCGCTCGACGCGATGACCCGCCAGCAGTTGCAGGACGAGGTGCTGGCGCTCGCCGCCGAGCGCAACACCACGGTGTTCTTCGTGACCCATGACCTCGAAGAAGCGCTCTATCTCGGCGACCGCGTGGTCGCGCTTCTGCCCAATCCGGGGCGGATCGCCCGCCTCGTCGACGTGCCGCTCAAGCGTCCGCGCAACCAGCTGACCACCCGCGAGCACCCGGACTTCCTGCAGCTCCGGCGCGACCTGTTCGACATGATGCAAGAGGGCCATTGA
- a CDS encoding ABC transporter substrate-binding protein — MTKLTRRGFTGGLAAGTALAGLPASAQAPTKILLGYTAVADFTSAFVAQEEGHFRKRGLDVGFQLIALNSNIPAALQAESVQIGGPTPSVMLQANDGGLDLVAIAGGSVTSKDVANYGFVEKTGAGITDAKSAEGKRIGVPGLGAFLHVLFRKWMAEKGADWKKVTFVETPFPQMADILRGGSVDGLITGSPIMERIVQGNIGRVVSYFHTELPAGLPAILYSTTRAWATKNPQLIKAFREGLAEGSAFVADKANDTKVRSVIGKYIPLPPAVLATAIISAQKPTITVAEIDYWIKIMREQDMLRGQPVATNVVLP; from the coding sequence ATGACCAAACTGACCCGCCGTGGCTTCACGGGCGGCCTTGCCGCCGGCACCGCACTCGCCGGCCTTCCGGCCAGCGCCCAGGCGCCGACGAAAATCTTGCTCGGCTATACCGCCGTTGCCGATTTCACCTCCGCCTTCGTTGCCCAGGAGGAAGGCCATTTCCGCAAGCGCGGCCTCGATGTCGGCTTCCAGCTGATCGCGCTGAACTCCAATATTCCCGCGGCCCTGCAGGCCGAGAGCGTGCAGATCGGCGGGCCGACGCCGTCGGTGATGCTGCAGGCCAATGACGGCGGGCTCGACCTGGTGGCCATCGCCGGCGGTTCGGTGACCTCCAAGGACGTCGCCAATTACGGCTTCGTCGAGAAGACCGGCGCGGGCATCACCGATGCCAAATCGGCCGAGGGCAAGCGCATTGGCGTGCCCGGCCTCGGCGCCTTCCTGCATGTGCTGTTCCGCAAGTGGATGGCCGAGAAGGGCGCCGACTGGAAGAAGGTCACCTTCGTCGAGACGCCGTTCCCGCAAATGGCCGATATCCTGCGCGGCGGTTCGGTCGACGGCCTGATCACCGGCTCGCCGATCATGGAACGCATCGTCCAGGGCAATATCGGCCGCGTGGTGTCCTATTTCCACACCGAGCTGCCGGCCGGCCTGCCGGCCATCCTCTATTCGACCACCCGCGCCTGGGCGACCAAGAACCCGCAATTGATCAAGGCGTTCCGCGAGGGCCTCGCCGAAGGTTCGGCCTTCGTCGCCGACAAGGCCAACGACACCAAGGTGCGCTCGGTGATCGGCAAATATATCCCGCTGCCGCCCGCCGTCCTCGCCACCGCGATCATCTCGGCGCAGAAGCCGACCATCACGGTCGCCGAGATCGACTACTGGATCAAGATCATGCGCGAGCAGGACATGCTGCGCGGCCAGCCGGTCGCAACCAACGTCGTCCTGCCGTGA
- a CDS encoding TetR/AcrR family transcriptional regulator: protein MPEPLAKTRIKPTSKEDILDAAERLFAKLGFDGASMREIAQSAGVAQALLHYHFRTKEGLFEAMFARRSGAINRIRLARLETMIARGNLTVEEIVDSLLRPTVEAGHDPSRGGHSFANLILTTGASNNPWAQGLIAASYDAMAKRYIAALRMALPDLSLADATWGYLFIIGSALTQMSPTGRADRLSEGATSDRDTEALLSRAARFAAAGLRAFAEARPRPALPEAKPPTI, encoded by the coding sequence ATGCCCGAACCGCTTGCGAAAACCCGCATCAAGCCGACGTCGAAGGAGGATATTCTCGACGCGGCGGAGCGGCTTTTTGCCAAATTGGGCTTCGACGGCGCCAGCATGCGCGAGATCGCCCAGTCGGCCGGCGTCGCCCAGGCGCTGCTGCACTATCACTTCCGGACCAAGGAAGGCCTGTTCGAGGCCATGTTCGCGCGCCGCTCGGGCGCCATCAACCGGATCCGCCTGGCCAGGCTCGAGACCATGATCGCCCGCGGCAACCTGACGGTCGAAGAGATCGTCGATTCGCTGCTGCGACCAACCGTCGAGGCCGGGCACGATCCGTCGCGTGGCGGCCATTCCTTCGCCAATCTGATCCTGACCACCGGCGCCTCCAACAATCCCTGGGCGCAGGGGCTGATTGCGGCGAGCTATGACGCCATGGCCAAGCGCTATATCGCGGCGCTCCGGATGGCGCTGCCCGACCTGTCGCTCGCCGACGCGACCTGGGGCTATCTGTTCATCATCGGCTCGGCACTGACCCAGATGTCGCCGACCGGACGCGCCGACCGGCTGTCGGAAGGCGCGACGTCCGACCGCGATACCGAGGCCCTGCTGTCGCGCGCCGCGCGTTTCGCCGCGGCGGGCCTGCGCGCCTTCGCCGAGGCGCGCCCGCGCCCGGCTTTGCCGGAGGCCAAGCCTCCGACCATCTGA
- a CDS encoding helix-turn-helix domain-containing protein produces the protein MSPAADSARLFFWGARALYLGPSFGLGAHRNAAAVLCASLDGEFGLARDPSRSEPDFVACRTALIPANTLHWIRPGPAPMAFLYVDPASADHARLRARMRAVGPADSHGHADEAAYLGLLGRLRQGAAWSELREELAAILQLSPAAPGDDRIKAVIRRLAREPERANGLDQHAAAIGLSASRLQHLFKDETGLAFRRYKLWTRMGAAIRAMARGEPLTAAALGAGFASSAHFSSAFRAMFGLTPSAFARPGLTIVQAPPAR, from the coding sequence ATGAGCCCGGCCGCTGATTCCGCGAGACTGTTCTTCTGGGGCGCGCGCGCGCTTTATCTCGGGCCGAGCTTCGGGCTCGGCGCCCACCGCAACGCCGCCGCCGTGCTCTGCGCCAGCCTCGATGGTGAATTCGGCCTGGCGCGCGATCCGAGCCGCAGCGAGCCCGATTTCGTTGCCTGCCGGACCGCGCTGATTCCGGCCAATACCCTGCATTGGATCAGGCCCGGGCCGGCGCCGATGGCCTTTCTTTATGTCGATCCGGCGAGCGCCGATCATGCCCGGCTGCGCGCCCGGATGCGTGCCGTCGGTCCGGCCGACAGCCACGGCCATGCCGACGAGGCGGCTTATCTTGGCCTGCTCGGCCGGCTGCGCCAGGGCGCTGCCTGGTCCGAGCTGCGCGAAGAGCTGGCCGCGATCCTGCAGCTTTCGCCAGCGGCGCCGGGCGATGACCGGATCAAAGCCGTCATCCGGCGGCTGGCGCGCGAGCCCGAGCGTGCCAATGGCCTCGACCAGCATGCCGCGGCAATCGGCCTGTCGGCCTCCAGGCTCCAGCACCTGTTCAAGGACGAGACCGGGCTCGCTTTCCGGCGCTACAAGCTCTGGACCCGGATGGGCGCGGCGATCAGGGCGATGGCCAGGGGCGAGCCCCTCACCGCGGCGGCGCTCGGCGCGGGGTTTGCCAGCTCGGCGCATTTCAGCAGCGCGTTTCGCGCCATGTTCGGCCTCACGCCCTCGGCCTTCGCCAGGCCTGGCCTGACGATTGTCCAGGCACCGCCGGCACGATAG
- a CDS encoding nuclear transport factor 2 family protein, protein MSVLNDAYDDHLRNANLAVVQRYCAAWLAGDRQALAGCYHDDFTLHYGGANPFSGIHAGKPAALKVLAEVSRRTNRKLLAIVDCLAGPNRAVVIAREAFERGALRAELERTLVYTIRDDRLDTCWVFDVDQALVDRFLADG, encoded by the coding sequence ATGTCCGTTCTGAACGACGCTTATGACGACCACCTGCGCAACGCCAACCTGGCGGTCGTGCAGCGCTATTGCGCGGCCTGGCTTGCCGGCGACCGGCAAGCCTTGGCCGGCTGCTACCACGACGATTTCACCTTGCATTACGGCGGCGCCAATCCGTTCTCGGGCATTCATGCCGGCAAGCCGGCGGCGCTCAAGGTGCTTGCCGAGGTCAGCCGCCGGACCAATCGCAAGCTGCTGGCGATCGTCGACTGCCTGGCCGGTCCGAACCGTGCCGTGGTCATCGCGCGGGAGGCGTTCGAGCGTGGTGCCCTGCGCGCCGAGCTGGAGCGCACGCTGGTCTATACGATCCGGGACGACCGGCTCGACACCTGCTGGGTGTTCGATGTCGACCAGGCCCTGGTCGACCGGTTCCTCGCCGATGGCTGA
- a CDS encoding NrsF family protein encodes MKTDDLIAALSRDATLTEAPASRRIALALVVSAVIAFALLMLVVKPRSDLAEAATTMLFDLKMVYVATLVVGAVALLRAAARPEGVLSPVLLLVPAALMLFGLGHELATQAPAAYGTRLVGRNWALCLVAIPFMAAAPLAAILAAMRAGAPADPTRAGAIAGFAAGAIAAVFYGLHCVDDSPLFVATWYTVAIGVMAAAGAAIGRRVLAW; translated from the coding sequence ATGAAGACCGATGACCTGATCGCCGCGCTGTCGCGCGATGCCACCCTGACCGAAGCGCCGGCTTCGCGCCGGATCGCGCTGGCGCTGGTCGTTTCGGCGGTGATCGCCTTCGCGCTGCTGATGCTGGTGGTCAAGCCGCGCTCCGACCTCGCTGAGGCTGCGACCACCATGCTGTTCGATCTGAAGATGGTCTATGTCGCGACCCTGGTGGTCGGCGCGGTCGCCCTGCTCCGCGCCGCTGCCCGGCCCGAAGGCGTGCTCTCGCCGGTCCTGCTCCTGGTGCCGGCCGCGCTCATGCTGTTCGGCCTCGGCCATGAACTGGCGACCCAGGCGCCGGCGGCCTATGGCACGCGCCTCGTCGGCCGCAACTGGGCGCTCTGCCTGGTCGCCATTCCCTTCATGGCGGCAGCCCCGCTGGCCGCCATCCTGGCCGCCATGCGCGCGGGCGCGCCAGCCGACCCGACGCGCGCCGGCGCCATTGCCGGCTTCGCCGCCGGCGCGATCGCGGCGGTGTTCTACGGCCTGCACTGCGTCGACGACTCGCCACTGTTCGTCGCGACCTGGTACACGGTCGCGATCGGCGTCATGGCCGCCGCCGGCGCCGCCATCGGCCGCCGGGTGCTGGCCTGGTAG
- a CDS encoding sigma-70 family RNA polymerase sigma factor: MACSGKARRASWPLHLALQAAAHCKPRRIASAAVFAARAKDVTSGRAAEWWPRHDNPTAPAVTFGRYVTNKGNGSEVRDRDDEWRALMRAGLAGDAAAYGRLLGELAPFLRMIARSGLARAGRSTAEAEDIVQEVLIAIHTKRTSWIATQPLVPWVRAILRHKLIDALRRRGSTGEVDIDALAEVVAAPSNEPEIATRDVLKLAENLPGGQKAVIRAMFVDGHNTAETASALSMSEGAVRVALHRGLSGLAKMLRGSV; the protein is encoded by the coding sequence ATGGCCTGCAGCGGCAAGGCCCGGCGGGCATCATGGCCCCTGCATCTCGCATTGCAAGCGGCGGCGCATTGCAAGCCGCGTCGCATTGCAAGCGCCGCGGTCTTCGCGGCACGGGCGAAGGATGTTACCTCTGGCCGCGCGGCCGAATGGTGGCCGCGCCACGATAATCCGACCGCACCGGCCGTAACGTTTGGGCGTTACGTCACGAACAAGGGCAATGGGTCCGAGGTGAGAGATCGCGACGACGAGTGGCGCGCGCTGATGCGCGCCGGCCTGGCCGGCGACGCGGCAGCCTATGGGCGGCTGCTCGGCGAGCTTGCGCCATTCTTGCGGATGATTGCCCGCAGCGGCCTTGCCCGCGCCGGGCGGTCGACCGCGGAAGCGGAGGATATCGTGCAGGAAGTGCTGATCGCCATCCATACCAAGAGAACCAGCTGGATCGCCACCCAGCCGCTGGTGCCTTGGGTGCGCGCGATCCTCCGCCACAAGCTGATCGATGCATTGCGCCGCCGCGGCTCGACCGGCGAGGTCGATATCGATGCCCTGGCCGAAGTGGTGGCGGCGCCGTCCAACGAGCCGGAAATCGCCACGCGCGACGTGTTGAAGCTCGCCGAAAACCTGCCCGGCGGCCAGAAGGCGGTGATCCGCGCCATGTTCGTCGATGGCCACAATACGGCGGAGACCGCCAGCGCCCTGTCGATGAGCGAAGGCGCGGTGCGCGTCGCGCTCCACCGAGGCCTCAGCGGCCTTGCCAAGATGCTGCGCGGGAGCGTGTGA
- a CDS encoding MerR family transcriptional regulator has translation MTHPLILDAHGRGSAATLADLVAGAGGASPTATKDFLTIREMTREFGVTARALRFYEEKNLIAPERSGQDRLYSRRDRGRLRLVLMGKCVGFSLEEVKAMLDLYDLGDGGVTQMKVARGKYREQVARLRSQKRDIDTAINELERAITVIDQRLATKGTTPDGD, from the coding sequence ATGACGCACCCGCTGATCCTCGATGCCCATGGACGCGGCTCGGCCGCGACGCTCGCCGATCTCGTGGCCGGCGCCGGCGGCGCATCGCCGACCGCGACGAAGGATTTCCTGACCATCCGCGAAATGACCCGTGAATTCGGCGTCACCGCACGGGCCCTGCGCTTCTACGAAGAAAAGAACCTGATCGCGCCCGAGCGCAGCGGCCAGGACCGGCTCTATTCGCGCCGTGACCGCGGCCGGCTCCGGCTGGTGCTGATGGGCAAATGTGTCGGCTTCTCGCTGGAAGAGGTCAAAGCCATGCTCGACCTCTATGACCTCGGCGACGGCGGCGTCACACAGATGAAGGTCGCGCGCGGCAAATATCGCGAGCAGGTTGCCCGCCTGCGTAGCCAGAAGCGCGACATCGACACAGCCATCAACGAACTCGAGCGGGCCATCACGGTCATCGACCAGCGGCTCGCCACCAAGGGCACCACGCCCGACGGCGACTGA